Proteins encoded in a region of the Drosophila sechellia strain sech25 chromosome 2L, ASM438219v1, whole genome shotgun sequence genome:
- the LOC6611538 gene encoding dedicator of cytokinesis protein 9 isoform X11: protein MERKFTRGLNKLGSAVQMRENVSQLVRESAVLNKPLVVEPIDFEAFIAKNKTVIQNDPQRELLICPTDDVSEIIMPRKQRTNAKSVADRFDPPNEAIVCPLHGPSMITNGNGHSQVSRQGSIQSNGSHHNGNGNGHTSSSSSSSLSNSNGHGQLSRKSSQCSNGSSSHKDSSYESALSSITLRSNLAQPEEVDEFADDGNGEDLVDGQPHGSRAECTRFTRQALYTYRAKNHLIHYKYNAYGGNCHDLPSISPAEELVEEVYEIDADQDRIDEQMTRSQADTITKQGYLLKGPDSASDRMFANIGNKSFKRRYCYLRQEIDGTYILELHKDEKQGEAKATIVMDFCTDVVQNPKRGRFCFELRMTTGHKSFTLAAENEQDFKDWLSKISSVLAQNRAQEEKRNASLERHPSIGSNPSPQLQPPAMDPPTFGTLKGLDQSLHPQLMKYGRETDHSIALARREQRRRLFACYQSPVKGSGSDNVEQYREHFGTRLLLTCHNLRFRLQCIPQDEGSAGGVEQQVEPYITSLALFDAKANRKLSENFYFNVNEQWAAQLLPNTPVPSSVAGCGVPRKSAEGDERSSACQAPHSLFDGVSAELLRSNRQQFQQMRQCLLSVTAPHADIYLVVRIEKILQSGIAQVAEPYLKAGKDPKLGQKVYKAAKSYAQHIGHYRQPFAWAARPLFKQYSHELDVDPKREFEFSPIYRQEIPKLKDEELLKLLVDYRKPEKLSKLTIIPGSLKMQMQFLDQTTPCSLSKSLAPLSTFSPSSKQPPTVEVAEFQSQSERDAHPYTSFCNHLYVYPLSLQFDSQKLFSRARNITVVVELRDGDGEYSKPLKCIYGRPGQDLLVSQIACPVLHHNVTPTWYEEIKLRLPLGLFPEHHLLFSFYHVSCNLSKKRDAHAAFETPIGYAWLPLLQKNRICLEEQQLPVAATLPVGYLSIQPLGWGKGQNCGPDIQWIDNQRNLYTVGLRMDSTVLTADQHLHNFFGHCERLLEGGKTGAVPAETETCKILKAAHAIDMNSLINYLPTVLNELFTLLVHTQSEEIGLNVIRLITNIIHLISDQAKRSDLLGAYVKYVFHAPYYSQQTARQRTVHGELCKHLPYLLNPSNPDFLIVNKFMRYSSIFFDLIIKSMAQHLLTTGRIRMLRNERFPKEYGDRVEQLIKALMPYITTRFEDLSEETHLLNRSLAKFVRQCLSYMDRGFVFRLIRCYMAEFSPGNPRILHEYKFNFLQEICQHEHYVPLNLPFVLNPKNRPPEMMQHFTLSEQFCRQHFLSGLLLQELKSSLNEVGHVRRHALGIFKDLLAKHELDNRYQQKGQLSRIALLYVPWLGVVMDNIHRIDDLSESGACTPNGHVYADSASYTKRLSCSSSYVFSKDSSTFGSLTSTPRSKNRLTIHCDQASPYRTSVHMKEHNYLAAIAGQPISNGISNLSLNSNTDSGHSQDTTTIGAYTNGDTDVALRNGHNRSVSVTHAQILSRCDKFSSVESKDLLLGFLFIIKHLSQEQMVGWWQNCNESETLQFLSILDLCLLQFRYVGKKSVVIPTETRQGRLAKANTLPARTQPPTCLENGSQEQQPSSGTLNQTREHLLEDMDTLARSQLALYESNLATEVGMIILDCLGLYVLQFRQLLADSLVLPKVARVYLRFLQLGQSERLSKHVFAALRAFINNYAVALFKGNAMLCGQMVYELLKACDSRLVEIRHESCAVLYLLMRSNFEFSGRKALTRVHLQVIISVSQMIGNVIGLNNARFQESLSIINSYANSDKAMKGTGFPMEVKDLTRRVRTVLMATAQMQAHHMDPERLLELQYSLANSYASTPELRHTWLVTMARNHEQNGNLSEAACCHLHIAALMCEYLRLKGGCTLSWSSTAFGKISTNIPLDEQGLKLDAGAQDSQYTEQMLLEQLKLCADFLDRAERFECLGELYKLILPMYERDRSYQDLAHCYEHLTQAYNKIVEVNRSGKRMLGRFYRVVFYGLMYFEEDHAIEFVYKEPKLTSLSEISERLAKQYKEKFGADVVKMIMDSSPVKVDELDAKLAYIQVTHVIPFFSKDELDQRLNEFEQNHDVDTFMYETPFTKSGAARGSVEEQWKRKTVIKTQYSFPYVLKRIPVKSREIIELSPIEVAIDEMQSKVSELEEIILPPADVKKLQLRLQGSVAVTVNAGPLAYAHAFLDAKVVNNFSMDRVGDLKDVFRDFIVVCQKALFLNERIISADQKEYHHVLKENYEKLCQALSELLDDESFQPLGDDADSINQRNSMALFNAISGASHNSSTA from the exons ATGGAGCGAAAGTTTACGCGCGGCTTAAATAAGCTCGGCTCAGCGGTGCAAATGAGAGAGAATGTCTCTCAGCTGGTGCGAGAGAGCGCGGTTTTG aACAAGCCACTCGTGGTGGAGCCGATCGATTTTGAAGCATTTAtagccaaaaataaaactgttATCCAAAATGATCCGCAGAGGGAGTTACTCATCTGTCCCACAGATGATGTATCG GAGATTATCATGCCCCGCAAGCAGCGAACCAATGCCAAATCTGTGGCGGACAGATTCGATCCTCCCAATGAGGCGATTGTGTGTCCCCTTCATGGTCCTTCCATGATAACGAATGGAAATGGACACAGTCAAGTGAGTCGGCAGGGTAGCATACAGTCGAATGGAAGCCACCACAACGGAAATGGTAATGGGCACACAAGCAGCAGTAGTAGCAGCAGCTTGAGCAATTCCAATGGACACGGTCAACTCTCCAGAAAGAGTTCACAGTGCTCGAATGGCTCCTCCAGTCACAAGGATTCCTCATATGAGTCAGCCCTGTCGTCGATTACACTCCGATCGAATTTGGCTCAGCCGGAGGAGGTGGATGAGTTTGCGGACGATGGAAACGGCGAGGATTTAGTCGATGGACAGCCTCACGGATCCAGGGCTGAGTGCACCAGATTCACACGGCAGGCTCTCTACACATACAGGGCTAAGAATCACTTGATCCACTATAAATATAATGCCTACGGTGGAAACTGTCACGATCTACCCAG CATATCGCCTGCTGAGGAATTGGTGGAAGAGGTCTATGAAATCGATGCGGATCAGGATCGCATTGACGAGCAGATGACTCGCTCACAGGCGGACACCATTACCAAGCAGGGATATCTACTAAAAGGACCCGATTCGGCCTCAGATCGAATGTTTGCCAATATTGGCAATAAATCGTTTAAACGACGCTACTGCTATCTGCGACAGGAGATAGATGGAACATATATATTGGAACTGCACAAGGACGAGAAACAGGGCGAAGCCAAAGCCACAATAGTAATGGACTTTTGCACAGATGTGGTTCAG AATCCCAAACGTGGTCGCTTTTGTTTCGAGCTCCGCATGACGACGGGTCATAAATCCTTCACCTTGGCTGCCGAAAACGAACAGGACTTTAAGGACTGGCTCAGCAAGATTTCATCGGTTTTGGCCCAAAATCGCGCACAAGAGGAGAAGCGAAATGCTTCACTGGAGCGGCACCCATCTATTGGCTCGAATCCAAGCCCACAGCTCCAGCCACCCGCAATGGACCCCCCTACCTTTGGCACTTTGAAGGGCTTAGATCAATCACTTCATCCCCAATTGATGAAGTATGGACGAGAAACGGATCACTCGATAGCTTTGGCAAGAAGGGAACAGCGCCGCCGGCTGTTTGCTTGCTATCAGTCACCAGTCAAGGGCAGCGGTAGCGATAATGTAGAGCAGTATCGAGAGCACTTTGGCACACGGTTACTGCTCACCTGTCACAACCTGCGTTTCCGGCTGCAGTGCATTCCCCAGGACGAGGGCTCCGCGGGTGGAGTCGAACAGCAGGTGGAACCCTATATCACCAGCCTGGCATTGTTCGATGCCAAGGCAAACCGAAAATTAAGCGAGAACTTTTACTTTAATGTAAATGAGCAGTGGGCAGCCCAATTATTACCGAATACCCCGGTACCTTCGTCAGTCGCTGGTTGTGGAGTCCCTAGAAAGTCAGCGGAGGGCGATGAAAGGAGCTCTGCTTGCCAGGCTCCACATTCCCTGTTCGATGGAGTGTCTGCCGAGCTGTTGCGATCCAATCGACAGCAATTTCAGCAAATGAGGCAATGTCTGCTTTCCGTGACAGCTCCACATGCAGATATATATTTG GTTGTGCGCATAGAGAAAATACTGCAATCAGGAATAGCCCAGGTTGCCGAACCGTATCTCAAAGCTGGCAAGGATCCAAAGCTAGGCCAAAAAGTCTACAAAGCGGCGAAGAGCTATGCTCAACATATTGGACATTACCGGCAGCCTTTTGCCTGGGCAGCAAGACCGCTCTTCAAGCAATACAGTCACGAATTGGATGTAGATCCCAAAAGGGAGTTTGAGTTCAGTCCCATTTATCGCCAGGAGATACCCAAACTGAAAGATGAGGAACTTCTTAAGCTTTTGGTCGATTATCGCAAACCTGAAAAACTGAGCAAACTAACAATTATTCCTGGCAGTCTTaagatgcagatgcagttcCTGGACCAAACCACACCTTGCAGCTTAAGCAAATCGCTGGCACCCTTGTCCACCTTTAGCCCATCTTCCAAACAACCGCCCACTGTAGAAGTGGCCGAATTCCAAAGCCAAAGTGAACGGGATGCACACCCTTATACCAGTTTCTGTAACCACCTCTATGTGTACCCACTGAGTTTGCAGTTCGACAGTCAGAAACTGTTCTCAAGAGCCAGGAATATTACGGTCGTGGTGGAGCTACGTGATGGCGATGGGGAGTACAGCAAACCCTTAAAG TGCATATATGGTCGTCCTGGTCAGGATCTTTTAGTGTCTCAGATTGCCTGCCCGGTGCTGCATCACAATGTAACGCCCACCTGGTACGAGGAAATCAAGCTACGTCTACCGCTGGGACTATTTCCGGAACACCACCTGCTCTTTTCCTTCTACCATGTGTCATGTAATCTCAGCAAGAAAAGGGATGCGCATGCGGCGTTCGAAACACCTATTGGCTATGCGTGGTTGCCATTGCTTCAGAAGAATCGGATATGCCTGGAGGAACAACAGCTTCCGGTGGCTGCCACATTGCCAGTCGGCTATCTATCCATCCAACCCTTGGGATGGGGCAAAGGG CAGAACTGCGGTCCGGATATCCAGTGGATCGACAACCAGAGGAATTTATATACGGTGGGACTGCGTATGGATTCCACGGTTCTGACTGCCGATCAGCACTTGCACAACTTTTTTGGACACTGTGAAAGATTGCTGGAGGGGGGCAAAACTGGAGCAGTgccagcggaaacggaaacctGCAAGATCTTGAAAGCTGCCCACGCCATTGATATGAATTCGTTGATTAACTATTTACCCACGGTTCTCAATGAGCTGTTTACTCTGCTAGTTCACACTCAGTCGGAAGAAATCGGCTTGAATGTAATCCGCTTGATTACAAACATCATCCATTTGATCAGTGATCAGGCGAAAAGATCCGATCTCTTGGGAGCCTATGTAAAATACGTATTTCACGCACCCTACTACAGCCAACAAACTGCTAGGCAAAGGACTGTTCATGGAGAACTCTGCAAGCATTTGCCCTACCTCCTTAATCCTAGCAATCCGGATTTCCTCATCGTGAACAAGTTCATGAGATACTCGTCGATATTCTTTGATCTGATTATAAAAAGCATGGCTCAGCACTTGTTGACCACCGGTAGGATTCGAATGCTCCGCAACGAGCGGTTTCCCAAGGAATATGGGGATCGTGTGGAACAGTTGATTAAGGCACTAATGCCCTACATAACCACACGATTTGAGGATTTAAGTGAGGAAACTCATTTGTTGAATCGATCTTTGGCCAAGTTTGTTCGCCAGTGTCTGAGCTACATGGACCGAGGATTTGTCTTTCGCTTGATCCGCTGTTATATGGCAGAATTTTCGCCTGGTAATCCGAGGATACTTCACGAATACAAGTTCAACTTTTTGCAGGAGATCTGCCAGCATGAGCATTATGTGCCACTTAATCTGCCATTTGTTTTGAATCCAAAGAACAGACCTCCTGAGATGATGCAGCACTTCACTCTTTCCGAACAATTCTGTAGGCAACATTTTCTTTCCGGATTACTACTCCAGGAACTGAAAAGTAGCCTCAATGAAGTGGGTCATGTAAGGAGACATGCGCTTGGCATTTTCAAAGATCTCTTGGCCAAACACGAGTTGGATAACCGATATCAGCAGAAAGGTCAGCTCTCAAGGATTGCCCTGCTCTATGTTCCGTGGTTGGGCGTCGTGATGGACAACATCCATCGTATTGATGATTTATCGGAGTCTGGAGCTTGTACGCCCAATGGACACGTTTATGCGGACTCCGCTTCCTATACTAAGCGCTTGAGTTGTTCAAGTAGCTATGTGTTCAGCAAGGACTCTTCCACTTTTGGCTCTTTGACGTCGACGCCGCGTTCAAAGAATCGTCTGACTATACACTGTGATCAAGCGAGTCCATACCGCACCTCGGTTCACATGAAGGAGCACAACTATCTGGCCGCTATCGCTGGACAACCCATTAGCAATGGGATCTCAAATCTCTCACTAAATTCAAATACGGACTCGGGG CACTCTCAGGACACCACCACAATAGGAGCCTATACGAATGGAGACACAGATGTGGCCCTACGAAATGGGCACAATCGCTCAGTGAGTGTTACCCATGCACAGATCCTGTCCCGCTGCGATAAGTTCAGTTCTGTGGAAAGCAAGGATCTTCTCCTGGGCTTTCTTTTCATCATTAAACACCTTTCACAAGAGCAAATGGTTGGTTGGTGGCAAAACTGCAATGAATCCGAGACTCTGCAGTTTCTCTCCATTCTGGATCTCTGCCTGCTGCAATTTCGATATGTGGGCAAGAAAAGTGTAGTGATACCTACAGAAACCCGTCAGGGACGTTTGGCCAAGGCCAACACACTTCCAGCTAGGACTCAACCACCCACATGCTTGGAAAACGGCAGTCAGGAACAGCAGCCATCAAGTGGAACCCTGAATCAAACCCGGGAACACCTATTAGAGGACATGGATACACTAGCTAGAAGTCAGTTGGCTCTCTATGAATCGAATTTGGCCACCGAAGTGGGCATGATTATTTTGGACTGCTTAGGGCTGTATGTCCTGCAGTTCAGACAACTTTTGGCCGATAGTTTAGTCCTGCCCAAGGTGGCCAGAGTTTACCTGAGATTCCTGCAGTTGGGTCAATCAGAAAGGCTCTCCAAACACGTATTTGCAGCTCTGCGAGCATTTATTAACAACTATGCAGTGGCCCTTTTCAAAGGAAATGCCATGTTGTGTGGTCAGATGGTTTATGAGCTCCTTAAGGCCTGCGATAGTCGCCTAGTGGAGATTCGCCACGAATCCTGCGCTGTTTTATATCTTCTCATGCGCAGTAACTTCGAATTCAGTGGCCGAAAAGCCCTAACCCGCGTACACTTGCAAGTTATTATCTCAGTATCCCAGATGATTGGCAACGTAATTGGACTGAACAATGCTAGATTCCAAGAAAGCTTGTCGATCATCAATAGCTATGCGAATAGCGATAAGGCGATGAAGGGCACAGGCTTTCCTATGGAGGTCAAAGACCTAACGCGTCGAGTGCGTACTGTACTTATGGCCACTGCCCAAATGCAGGCTCATCATATGGATCCTGAAAGATTGCTGGAACTGCAGTATTCCCTGGCCAATTCGTATGCCTCGACACCAGAACTTCGCCATACTTGGTTAGTGACCATGGCCAGAAATCACGAGCAGAATGGGAATCTGTCGGAGGCTGCCTGTTGCCATCTCCACATTGCTGCTTTAATGTGCGAATATCTCCGATTAAAAGGAGGTTGCACTCTTAGTTGGTCATCCACTGCATTCGGAAAGATATCTACGAATATACCCCTAGATGAGCAAGGTCTCAAACTGGATGCCGGTGCTCAGGATTCCCAGTACACAGAACAAATGCTTCTGGAGCAGCTTAAGCTATGTGCTGACTTCTTGGACCGCGCTGAAAGATTTGAGTGCCTTGGAGAGCTCTACAAACTCATCCTGCCCATGTACGAAAGAGATCGTAGTTACCAGGACCTGGCACACTGCTATGAGCATCTCACACAAGCCTataataaaatagttgaaGTGAATCGCTCAGGAAAGAGAATGTTGGGTCGCTTTTACAGGGTTGTATTTTATGGATTG ATGTACTTTGAAGAAGATCATGCCATCGAGTTTGTGTACAAGGAGCCCAAGCTAACATCACTCAGCGAAATCTCTGAGCGACTGGCCAAACAGTACAAAGAAAAGTTTGGAGCAGATGTAGTTAAGATGATCATGGATTCGTCACCG GTTAAAGTAGACGAACTTGATGCCAAACTTGCCTACATACAGGTCACCCATGTGATTCCTTTCTTCTCCAAGGACGAGCTAGACCAAAGGCTAAATGAATTCGAGCAGAATCATGATGTGGACACTTTTATGTACGAGACTCCGTTCACCAAATCGGGTGCAGCCCGTGGCAGCGTAGAAGAACAATGGAAGCGCAAGACGGTTATAAAAA CTCAATACTCCTTCCCATATGTTCTTAAACGTATACCCGTAAAGTCCCGTGAAATCATAGAACTGAGCCCCATTGAGGTGGCCATCGATGAAATGCAATCCAAGGTTTCAGAGCTGGAGGAGATCATTCTCCCACCGGCCGATGTGAAGAAGTTGCAGTTGCGTCTGCAGGGAAGTGTGGCGGTGACTGTAAATGCTGGTCCTTTAGCATACGCTCATGCCTTTCTCGATGCAAAGGTGGTTAACAACTTCTCAATGGATCGCGTCGGAGATCTAAAGGATGTTTTTCG CGACTTCATTGTGGTGTGTCAGAAGGCCCTGTTCCTCAACGAGCGTATCATTAGCGCTGACCAGAAGGAGTACCATCATGTGCTCAAGGAGAACTACGAGAAGCTGTGCCAGGCGCTCAGTGAGTTGCTGGACGACGAGTCCTTCCAGCCGCTCGGCGACGATGCCGACAGCATAAACCAGCGCAACAGCATGGCTTTGTTCAATGCGATCAGTGGCGCCTCCCATAACTCAAGTACTGCTTAA